Proteins from one Kwoniella shivajii chromosome 1, complete sequence genomic window:
- a CDS encoding 5-formyltetrahydrofolate cyclo-ligase: MSTSVAFALKCTLRKSMLKTLRGMADSEVEKQSQAVFETLLEQPFFREAKSVGCYLSMKHGELRTGGIVNHLLSRGSTLYTPFISLPTSHSPEAQPSSASQGMKMLKLYSTDDLDRCPLDKWGILDPGETRRDVEGTDREDVMNPSSQPLDLILIPGVAFDDECNRLGRGKAYYDRFLLDYTSSRPSPLLVALALSPQILDKGESVPTTEHDFRLDGVISPDGLVWRNREDQHIRENNS, encoded by the exons ATGTCAACTTCAGTGGCATTTGCCCTCAAATGTACCTTGAGAAAGTCCATGTTGAAAACACTCAGGGGGATGGCTGATAGCGAGGTGGAGAAGCAAT CACAAGCAGTTTTCGAGACTCTTCTAGAACAGCCTTTCTTCCGAGAAGCGAAATCAGTGGGATGTTATCTGAGTATGAAACATGGAGAATTACGAACTGGTGGAATAGTCAATCATCTACTGTCTCGAG GATCAACACTTTATACTCCCTTCATTTCCTTACCCACCTCTCACAGTCCGGAGGCTCAACCCTCTTCTGCCTCTCAAGGCATGAAGATGCTCAAGTTATACTCGACTGATGACCTCGACAGATGTCCCCTTGATAAATGGGGTATATTGGATCCGGGAGAAACCAGGCGAGACGTTGAAGGTACCGACAGAGAAGACG TTATGAACCCTTCATCCCAGCCTCTCGacttgatactgataccGGGAGTCGCATTCGATGATGAGTGCAATAGG CTTGGAAGGGGTAAAGCCTACTATGATCGATTTCTGCTGGACTACACGTCTAGCCGTCCATCTCCACTGCTAG TCGCCTTGGCTTTATCACCTCAGATACTAGATAAAGGGGAAAGCGTGCCAACCACAGAACATGATTTCAGACTAGACGGAGTCATCTCTCCCGACGGACTTGTTTGGAGAAACAGGGAAGACCAGCACATTCGAGAAAATAACTCGTAA